AGCCTGAGAGGCTCCTGCTCCCGGCTGCCCCAGCGGGGACCCAAGGgagcaggcccagctctgctgacaACAAAATCCCACTTTGGTGGGAGCGGATCCCGGAACTCTCTCAACACTACTCGTGATTTGTATGACACAGAGAGGCCGTGAGGACAGACGTGCCCACTCTCAACACTCCTGCCTACCCTCCCCCAGAGCCTGCTATGGTCTGAACTGTAGCAAGATAACCGGAcctttctcacatgggtgcagctgGCAGCGGCTGGGGGCAGAGGTCCGCCTGTACACactgcctccccctcctgcctgctcccagcctgCTTCTCGCCACCGCTCTGGGCAGCAGTCACGGGCTGGCCTCCATTCGGGGGAAGGGGCCCAGCAGCCAGCGGCCCGTCTCCCCCACGCACTCACCATTGCATGCACAGGACTCGAGCTGCTGCTCCCTCTCACAGAAGGGGACACACTTGCCATCCTTACACTTGCCCAGGTCCAGGCAAACCGTGTCATCTTCGGCATTTCCCGGGGGCGGGCACTCACTGCTGTTCCCTGTGGCAAAGACCCATTAGCACACCGAGTCACGGAGCCACCTGTTCTCCAGGTGCTCTcgttagaaagaaaaagaagtgagtgCCTCACGGACAGCGAGGCCAGGGTTCCGGCCGGTACCTGTGCAGTAGGACACGCCTTTGCACGTGGCATTGATAGCCTCCTGGCACTTCTTCTGCGAAGTCTCAAACCGACAGTGTTTACAGCAAGGGCTGTTCCTGTCACTGTGAAGACAGGGGACGCTCAGCACAGAAGACAGCACAGTCACTCCTGCCAAATCAGACTCCCACgcggctgcagccacagcacaAACCGACCGCCCCTCCTCATGTGCCGGGAGCAGCCTCAATTCCACGCTGCAGCAGAAAAGCACGGCTTCACAGAGCACCCGTCTCTACAACTTGTCCTCAGTTTGCAGTAAGATGTTAACTAAAAACAGGAAGACAGGGGCCCACCGGCATCGGCGGCTGACAGCAGGTGGCCAGAGCCCGCCCCTGTCCCTGGCTGAGACAGCAGGTGGCCAGAGCCCGCCCCTGTCAGCGGCTGACAGCAGGTGGCCAGAGCCCGCCCCTGTCCCTGGCTGAGACAGCAGGTGGCCAGAGCCCGCCCCTGTCAGCGGCTGACAGCAGGTGGCCAGAGCCCGCCCCTGCCAGCAGCTGACAGCAGGTGGCCAGAGCCCGCCCCGTGGGTGGCTGACAGCAGGTGGCCAGAGCCCGTCCCTGTCCCTGGCTGAGACAGCAGGTGGCCAGAGCCCGCCCCTGTCAGCGGCTGACAGCAGGTGGCCAGAGCCCGCCCCTGCCAGCAGCTGACAGCAGGTGGCCAGAGCCCGCCCCGTGGGTGGCTGACAGCAGGTGGCCAGAGCCCGCCCCGTGGGTGGCTGACAGCAGGTGGCCAGAGCCCGCCCCTGCCGGTATTTTCGGGGTCATGATGTCTCATTTGCTCACCATGGATAAAAACTTCCCCTTCTAAGCCAAGCACTGGTCTAGCCGTGCAAAGAAAAATGGAAGCGTAGGTGCCTTCCACATCGTCACCTGCAGTGTATGTCGTTACGGACGCTGCACTAACACGCAGGCACGTGACTTACACCCTAGGACTGACGTCTAACCGATGCACTGGTTCGTCTGTAACCACGGACAGTCGTCGTCAAGGAAACACGCTGGCTGACTCTACCCCCGCACGCTGTCTTCTGCTCCAGCGCGCCTCCTCACCTGCACTGGACGCCCTGCTTCAAGGTGCAGTCGCTGTTGCAGCAGGAGTCGTTGCTCAGGTACATGATACCAGGGTCGCACTCCTCCCCCTCGTCCACCCTGGAGTTCCCGCACACCTTGTTGCTGCGCTCCTGGAAGCACTCCTGAGCCTTACTCTCGATGGTCTTATAGATTGACTGCTTGCTGCAGTTTGAGAACATCTGAAGAGAAAAAGGGCCCCAGTAACCAAATAACGTCATAAAAATCATCTCACTTTTCCTCTCTAGGGACACACAGTTAATGTAAAAATGACCAGTGGTGCTGCCCCGGAGACACGGCCGAGGCCACCAGCCGCCTCCTAAGCCCACCCCATGGAACTGAATGTCACCCTCCACAGGCTGCTGAGCAGCTGGTACACGAAGTGAACAAATACGGAGACCAAAcgtctccgccactgccaccgcGAGGGACAAGGCCCGGCCTAAAGCACAACTGTGAACTCCATCAGACTTGACGCTCCCTGTGGCCCCACGCACGTCACCATCACCCAGTGTTGACAGGAGAATCAGGAAGAACTTGCCCTCAGACAGACTGATTCAGGACTGCAAAAGAGGTCCGTTCTGGCTcatccccttccctttccctggCTACTATGATCTAGATGATCCGTGTTTAAAGTTCTTTAGCTGTCTGGAGCCAGTTCCATGCTGTGGCacggcgggtaaagccaccgcctgcaatgcaagcatcccatatgggcactggttcaagtcctgggttctccacttctgatccagctccctgctaacagcctgggaaaagcagtgaaagatggcccaactgttcgGGTCCCTGGGAGGGGCAAtgctggctcaagcagttgggtccctaccactcacaggGGTGACCTGGGATTCCTGCTTCCATCctctgtctggcccagtcccagcagcaTTTGGGAGGAGCATCAGTGGACAGGAGGGCTCGcttactctccctctcaaataaatgcgaTTCTCAGAAAATAACTAAATATGTCCTCAGGACAAAATAAATTCATCCCTGATGATTTAGACTAGCAGCTCCAGAAAAAACTAGCTTCACCCAGGCAACATGCGTGTCGCCCCGAGAGTCTGACCACAGCCTCAGAACCACGGGGCAGGGGACGTGTCAACTGCAGGCCCCACACAACATGGCAGCCGTCAAGCACAGGTGGCGATTTAACTGTTCCCCTAGTCACGTATTTTccactaaaaaaaagaaaccacgtttatttatttgagaggcagagcaacagagagaggggaggcacagagaaagatcttccacccacagaTTCACTTCATAaacagccagagcagccaggggccgggccaggctgaagtcgggaacGAGGAACTCCCGAGTTCCCCAACCAGGaggcagggacgcaagcacttgaaccatctcccctgccttcccaggctcatcagcagagagctggatcagaagtggagccattagcgaaccagcactgtgatatgggatacggGTAACCCAAGTAGCaatttaatctactgtgccacaacattggcacATTAGTCCTCTTTCTATTACAGTAATGCGCAAATGTCTGTGAAGTGGACAGGAAGCCATCAGATCAGCAACCCCGGGCCACTCGCCAGTTTCAACAGTCACCACTCACTGCTTCACGGTCCGCCCGTACCGTCACCATTTCACCTGGATTCCCACAGTAGTTGTGTGCTTTGTAAGTTTTATTAAGGCTtaccttttctcattttaatgattattgcttaaaaaatttatctattgGGGTAGGTGTTATGGTGTAATTggtacctgtggtgccggcatcccacatgggcaccagttcaagtcccggctgttccatttcgaatccagctccctgctagtatgcttgggaacgcagcagaagatgcttcaagtgctcgggcccccacacccatgtgggagacctggatgaagctcttggttcttaCCTGGCTCAGCgctggacgttgcagccatttggagaataaagcaGTGggtggtagacctctctctgtgtctctccccctctacaGGTctgcctttttttgtttgtgCCACAACATCCAAACTTCAACTAGTGTACTTTATCAGAACTCAGCAGTAACTTGGTTCATGtgtctattcaacaaatatatattatgttcCAGTACTCCTGCCGGCGCTGGAGACGGAGGTGCGAGCAAGACAGACAAGCGCCTTTCCCACATGAGGCCTGCCATCTGGCAAACAGCTTGTGTTTTATtgtaaaagttaatgaaaatatgCAAACTGTGAAGTACTGCAGAGTTAAATTGAATAACAACTTATAAATGACTCGAAGTTTTTACCAGAAAGCCTGAGTCAGCAAAGCCCTCAAGCCTAGAGCTGGCAGGAGTCGTTATTGTGGGTAATTTCCTTACAGCCCAGGCCTACAGTCTGGGGGGTCGCACTTAGTGTCAGGGTGCTTTGTGATCTGCAGCTCCATCCCTCTGTGTCGCTGTCTCTGCCCTTCCCGACAGCACCGAGCCCCCAGCAGGCATACCTTGTTGTTCTCATGGTCCCCACTCACGGCGATGGGGTACATGACATACTTTCCGCCCTGGTCCTCGTTCGGAGCACACTCTGCCAGACCATCGGGATCGTGCTCTGCTCCAAAGTTGTGGCCCAGCTCGTGAGTTGTAACCAGGTCGGCTTCCTTACGGGCGAAACAAAGGAAACATCACCTCCCACCATTCAACCAGCTGCACCGGCCAGCTGGGCCTGTGCTCTTATCTTAGTCAGATCAACACAAGAGTAACAATCAAAATTTCTTCTAGCAATTACAGAAATTAAGCAGAGTACATGGCCTTCTACTTAGAGTTCAGGATGAGCATCCGTTAACCAAAGTGCTCGGGACCAGAAGAGTTCAGgatatgggatttttttaaattctggaatATGTGTattacataatgagatatcttggtctaaacacaaaatccatctatgtttcatatacaccttaAACACGCAGAGTAACTTTATACCAATGCTTTCAATTTATGCATGAACAAGGTTTCACGGTATGGATTTTCTGCTTGTTCATCTTCAAAAACTTCTGAATTTTGGTACatttcagatttcaaattttcagaTTAAGGGTCTGCAGCCTATACAATTAAAAGTACTATAAAGATTAACTTAaatcaattttagaaaaatagaacTTACAAGATGTActagaatattcaaaataaagcCCCAGCACCGGACATTCCAAGCCTGTAGCATGGTGTGGATAAACAGCTCACCGCAGTTAGCTACCAACGGCTCCCACCTGTCCCTCCTCCAGGGCCCGCATCAGTGCGGCCCCCCTCCCAACTACAGCCGCACTGCAGGACCAGGAGGTGAGGTGCCTGGAGAGCAGCTGTGGGACGGGGGCGCCAGGAGGAGGCGCTCCAGGAAAACAATCAAGGCAGACAGGCGGATTTACTCTCTTCGTTATACTTCTCTTTAATTTTCACATTTCTcattaaaaatcatgtatttttaaaaagtacattttacttcttttaaagatatttaagtaTATTGTAAAAGAGGCTGTAATACAAAAATTCcaaatttatcctttttaaaaaataacttacctTTGTAAGGATGGTTTTACCATAATTTTTGGTGCTGGTCAAACCACTgttcaaatagatatttttcttccCCACTGGACTATAATAAGCTAAAGgcaaaaggaaaagaagcaaacTGTTTAATGTCGATGTCAGTGTGACTGCTCCAGCATCGTGAGCACATAAACGGGACGCCTTACCCTTTGGACAAACACCTCCATGACTGTTTGCTCTGGGAGAACCGACGTAAGCCAGTCCTAGAGTTCCCATATCAAAATCCTGGTAAGTGAAAAGGTGTGCCAGGCAGACTTTAGATGCTTCTTCAGCAATATCAAAgctaaattgctttaaaaaaaaaaaaaaaaaaaaaaggcatttctgCATTAGGTTGACATTTACAGAGAAGTTCCCACTGAAGGACAGCACCAGGCCTGGCAGTTCTGCACCAGCAACCACAACCTTGAACAGAGAGGTGCTTCTCCCAGGAGCTCTCCCCAGCTGCACAAGGAGCAGCAAAGGCTGCCATCTGACGGCCGCACAAAGGTAGAGCGCGGAGGCCTGGCCAGCTGTTCAGGCCCACTCCCTGCTCCCGCCAAGGCCGCCCTGAGCCCGCCCAGCCCGACTCTGGCAATCTTTCAATTCTCAAGGGGGTCACAGCACCCAGGCCAAAACAGATCCCACAAAAGTACTTCAAGAGTACAActcggggggccggcgctgtggcacagcgggttgacaccctggcctgaggcaccagtatcctacatgggcaccggttcaagtcccagctgctccacttccgatccagctttctgctatggcccgggaaagcagtggaagatggccaaagtgggagaccgggaagaagctcctggctcctggctttggattggcgcagctctggccattgtagccaactagggagtgaaccatcggatggaagacctctctctctctctgcgactctgtctttcaaatcaatcaatcaatcttaaaaaacttTATGATATACAGGTGTTACAAACATAAACTTATAGGAAAACTTATATATCTGCTTTTATGCTACTAAAATAAGTTTAAATCCCTTTAAATCAACACTGTCAGTTCATGAAGATATTTTCCCCTTAATTTAAAGAGCTTCACATTATTACTTTAAGATCTCCACAATAAATCCAGAGACTCCCAGTTAAAAagccttgatttttaaaatacttaaatggGAGGTCAGAAACTCCTACATGAGGAATGCCATGTGGCCACCCTGGGATTTTGGGAGTTCTGTGGTAACAGGATGAGGCGTCAGGAATCTTCTAGGGGCCTTAGGGAAGAGCAGTGGAGAGGAGCACACAGGAGCTCTTTGCTCTGGCGCCTCCCCTGACAGGGGTCATCTGGaggcccagggaaagcagagccGTGTGGTGGTCCTGCCGTCCCCTGACGGGTCATCTGGaggcccagggaaagcagagccGTGTGGAGGTCCCGCCGTCCCCTGACGGGTCATCTGGaggcccagggaaagcagagccGTGTGGAGGTCCCGCCGGTCTGGGAGTTGGGAGATGGGCTGAGGAGCCACTCaggagcagtggtttaaccctgCTGCTCCAGGCTGCACTGTGTCCCTCTGAGAGTCACACACACCTCAGGACGCCACCGT
The window above is part of the Lepus europaeus isolate LE1 chromosome 13, mLepTim1.pri, whole genome shotgun sequence genome. Proteins encoded here:
- the ADAM17 gene encoding disintegrin and metalloproteinase domain-containing protein 17 isoform X2 → MAKSYPDEEKDAWDVKMLLEQFSFDIAEEASKVCLAHLFTYQDFDMGTLGLAYVGSPRANSHGGVCPKAYYSPVGKKNIYLNSGLTSTKNYGKTILTKEADLVTTHELGHNFGAEHDPDGLAECAPNEDQGGKYVMYPIAVSGDHENNKMFSNCSKQSIYKTIESKAQECFQERSNKVCGNSRVDEGEECDPGIMYLSNDSCCNSDCTLKQGVQCSDRNSPCCKHCRFETSQKKCQEAINATCKGVSYCTGNSSECPPPGNAEDDTVCLDLGKCKDGKCVPFCEREQQLESCACNETENSCKVCCRDPSGRCAPYVDAEHKNLFLRKGKPCTVGFCDMNGKCEKRVQDVIERFWDFIDQLSINTFGKFLADNIVGSVLVFSLILWIPFSVLVHCVDKKLDKQYESLSLFHPSNVEMLSSMDSASVRIIKPLPAPQTPGRLQPLQPVPAMPPVPVAPKADHQRMDTIQEDPSTDSHVDEDGFEKDPFPNSSAAAKSFEDLTDHPVTRSEKAASFKLQRQSRVDSKETEC